From the genome of Mycoplasma putrefaciens KS1, one region includes:
- a CDS encoding PTS sugar transporter subunit IIA, translating into MLDTKNIYLNQEFKSKTQCLDHLKKLFSRADIPTEYIDSIDQRQKLASFNIGSKIAIPHGTYEAMQYLKKSLIIVIHLKNPVIWDDSEVQ; encoded by the coding sequence ATGTTAGATACTAAAAATATATATTTAAATCAAGAATTCAAATCAAAAACACAATGTTTAGATCATCTAAAAAAACTTTTTTCTCGAGCAGATATTCCAACTGAATATATTGATTCTATTGATCAAAGACAAAAATTAGCCTCATTTAATATCGGTTCTAAAATTGCAATTCCACATGGAACTTATGAAGCTATGCAATATTTAAAAAAATCTTTAATAATTGTTATCCATCTAAAAAATCCAGTCATTTGAGATGATTCTGAAGTACAATAA
- a CDS encoding mannitol-1-phosphate 5-dehydrogenase, with protein MNVIHFGAGNIGRGFIAPILKDVVNHIYFVDNSKKLVDKINNQKIIEIWTSENKKFEIRNISAWQLTDFLNYQDSWDDVGLVTISIGVKNLSNIICYIQQIINYKTFKNQPLVIMCCENGIRVSSWFKTNFYNLKANIYFVDVLVDRIVSNNDLFSDYLKCEDYYLWVVDQTQWPSKIPQINHLTYTNNFDLQIAKKLYMLNAIHCCLGWFVYKNFGFDKLSTVYDALKNHSVLGFVNNYLDEVILVLNHKYQLSFKELNKYKKQIIERLNNNFITDELVRLVRNSELKLSKNERILTILDYARLHDLKHQTILLSYQNGLNYLKDHK; from the coding sequence ATGAATGTAATACATTTTGGAGCTGGAAACATTGGGCGTGGTTTTATTGCTCCAATTTTAAAAGATGTCGTTAACCATATTTATTTTGTTGATAATAGTAAAAAGCTTGTAGATAAAATAAATAACCAAAAAATTATTGAAATCTGAACTTCTGAAAATAAAAAGTTTGAAATTAGAAATATTAGTGCTTGACAGTTAACTGATTTTTTAAATTATCAAGATAGTTGAGATGATGTCGGTCTTGTTACTATTTCAATTGGTGTTAAAAACTTGAGTAATATTATTTGTTATATTCAACAAATTATTAATTATAAAACTTTTAAAAACCAACCATTAGTGATTATGTGTTGTGAAAATGGTATTCGAGTCTCAAGTTGATTTAAAACAAATTTTTATAATTTAAAAGCTAACATTTATTTTGTTGATGTTTTGGTAGACAGAATTGTAAGCAATAATGATCTTTTTAGTGATTATTTAAAGTGTGAAGATTATTATTTATGAGTTGTTGATCAAACTCAGTGACCAAGTAAAATACCACAGATTAATCATTTAACTTATACTAATAACTTTGATTTACAAATAGCAAAAAAACTCTATATGTTAAATGCTATTCACTGCTGTCTTGGATGATTTGTTTATAAGAATTTTGGATTTGATAAACTTTCAACTGTTTATGATGCTTTAAAAAATCACTCAGTATTAGGGTTTGTTAATAATTATTTAGATGAAGTTATATTAGTTTTAAATCACAAATATCAACTTAGCTTCAAAGAATTAAATAAATATAAAAAACAAATAATTGAAAGACTAAATAACAATTTTATAACTGATGAACTTGTAAGATTAGTAAGAAATTCCGAATTAAAACTAAGTAAAAATGAAAGAATTTTAACTATTTTAGATTATGCAAGATTACACGATTTAAAACACCAAACTATACTGCTAAGTTATCAAAATGGTTTAAATTATTTAAAAGATCATAAATAA
- a CDS encoding MurR/RpiR family transcriptional regulator, giving the protein MSIDLLTKIKDLIQTDCSQDYKNIGAFLLKNYQNIRSLTITEISKQCNTNPTQITRFAEKLNLKGFSELKYRLDDISNAIIIDNQFIPISSRIDDKTKFYSDYFEILTQSIKQQESNLKNQPISDVANLINKANKVYLFAFNLSYNVSKNFIQRLRWYKKDAISESDYISIKTYLNTIKPDDLVILITISGENEYIKKIAESLNAKVKIVGIGPKQSSMINLFDKYLYFQTNESELWSINSIKAQLTIQLLDFVYVNWLKSTKNS; this is encoded by the coding sequence ATGTCAATAGATTTATTAACAAAAATTAAAGATCTTATTCAAACAGACTGCAGTCAAGATTATAAAAATATTGGTGCTTTTTTACTAAAAAATTATCAAAATATTAGAAGTTTAACAATAACAGAAATTTCAAAACAGTGTAATACCAATCCAACTCAAATTACTAGATTTGCAGAAAAGTTGAATTTAAAAGGTTTTAGTGAACTAAAGTACAGATTAGATGATATTTCAAATGCAATTATCATTGATAATCAATTCATTCCAATTAGCTCAAGAATTGATGATAAAACTAAGTTTTATAGTGATTATTTTGAGATATTAACCCAATCAATAAAACAACAAGAAAGCAATTTAAAAAATCAACCTATTAGTGATGTTGCTAATCTAATCAACAAAGCTAATAAAGTATATTTATTTGCCTTTAATCTTTCTTATAATGTTTCGAAAAACTTTATTCAACGTTTGCGTTGATATAAAAAAGATGCGATTAGTGAATCTGATTATATTTCAATAAAAACTTATCTTAATACTATTAAGCCTGATGACTTAGTGATTTTAATTACAATTTCAGGAGAAAACGAGTATATTAAAAAAATAGCTGAATCTTTAAATGCAAAAGTAAAAATTGTTGGAATTGGTCCAAAACAAAGTTCTATGATTAACTTATTTGATAAGTATTTATACTTTCAAACAAATGAATCAGAACTATGAAGCATTAACTCAATTAAAGCTCAGCTTACAATTCAACTGCTAGATTTTGTTTATGTTAACTGACTAAAAAGTACTAAAAATAGCTAA